Proteins encoded together in one Pongo abelii isolate AG06213 chromosome 8, NHGRI_mPonAbe1-v2.0_pri, whole genome shotgun sequence window:
- the MCU gene encoding calcium uniporter protein, mitochondrial isoform X2 codes for MATQFGILARLTWWEYSWDIMEPVTYFITYGSAMAMYAYFVMTRQEYVYPEARDRQYLLFFHKGAKKSRFDLEKYNQLKDAIAQAEMDLKRLRDPLQVHLPLRQIGEKD; via the exons ATGGCCACACAGTTTGGCATTTTGGCCCGGCTTACCTGGTGGGAATATTCCTGGGACATCATGGAGCCAGTAACATACTTCATCACTTATGGAAGTGCCATGGCAATGTATGCATATTTTGTAATGACACGCCAG gaGTATGTTTATCCAGAAGCCAGAGACAGACAATActtattatttttccataaagGAGCCAAAAAGTCACGTTTTGACCTAGAGAAATACAATCAACTCAAGGATGCAATTGCTCAG gCAGAAATGGACCTTAAGAGACTGAGAGACCCATTACAAGTACATCTGCCTCTCCGACAAATTGGTGAAAAAGATTGA